A region of Pseudomonas marginalis DNA encodes the following proteins:
- a CDS encoding YceI family protein — protein sequence MLKKTLAALAIGTALLSAGQVMAADYKIDKEGQHAFIDWKISHLGYSYIHGTFKDWDGTFSWDAAKPEASKIAVDVKTASLWSNHAERDKHIASKDFLDVGKFADAKFVSTAVKSTGEKTADVTGDLTFHGVTKPVTFKATFNGEGKDPWGGERAGFNAKTTLNLNDFGIKGPGPTSQTVDLDISLEGVKQK from the coding sequence ATGTTGAAAAAGACCCTCGCGGCTCTGGCAATCGGTACAGCGCTGCTGTCTGCAGGTCAGGTGATGGCTGCCGACTACAAGATCGACAAGGAAGGCCAGCACGCCTTCATCGACTGGAAAATCAGCCACCTGGGCTACAGCTACATCCACGGTACCTTCAAGGACTGGGATGGTACGTTCAGCTGGGATGCCGCCAAGCCTGAAGCCAGCAAAATCGCGGTCGACGTGAAAACCGCCAGCCTGTGGTCCAACCACGCCGAACGTGACAAGCACATCGCCAGCAAGGACTTCCTGGATGTCGGCAAGTTCGCCGATGCCAAGTTTGTCTCCACTGCGGTTAAATCCACCGGCGAGAAAACCGCTGATGTGACCGGCGACCTGACCTTCCACGGCGTGACCAAGCCTGTGACCTTCAAGGCCACGTTCAACGGTGAAGGCAAGGATCCATGGGGCGGCGAACGTGCCGGCTTCAACGCCAAGACCACGCTGAACCTGAACGACTTCGGCATCAAGGGCCCAGGCCCGACTTCCCAGACTGTCGACCTGGACATCTCGCTGGAAGGCGTCAAGCAGAAGTAA
- a CDS encoding cytochrome b has translation MQLRNSPARYGWVSMVLHWGVALVVFGLFALGLWMVGLDYYSAWRKEAPDLHKSIGITLFAIMLVRIVWRLISPPPPPLASYSRLTRIGAAFGHAFLYLGLFAVMIAGYLISTADGVGIPVFGLFEIPAVVSGLPDQADTAGVVHLYLAWVLVVFAGLHGVAALKHHFIDRDATLSRMLGRKA, from the coding sequence ATGCAGCTACGTAACTCACCGGCCCGTTATGGCTGGGTCAGTATGGTTTTGCACTGGGGCGTGGCCCTGGTGGTGTTCGGCCTGTTCGCCCTGGGCTTGTGGATGGTGGGCCTGGACTACTACAGCGCCTGGCGCAAGGAAGCACCGGACCTGCACAAGAGCATCGGCATCACGCTGTTCGCCATCATGCTGGTGCGTATTGTCTGGCGCCTGATCAGCCCACCGCCTCCGCCGCTGGCCAGTTACAGTCGCTTGACCCGTATCGGTGCCGCGTTCGGCCACGCGTTCCTTTATCTCGGGCTGTTTGCCGTGATGATCGCCGGTTACCTGATTTCCACCGCAGACGGTGTCGGTATCCCGGTGTTTGGCCTGTTTGAAATTCCTGCCGTGGTTTCCGGTCTACCGGACCAGGCAGACACCGCTGGCGTGGTGCACCTGTACCTCGCCTGGGTGTTGGTAGTCTTCGCCGGCTTGCACGGCGTGGCTGCGTTGAAACACCACTTTATCGATCGTGATGCGACCCTCTCGCGAATGCTGGGGCGCAAAGCCTGA
- a CDS encoding adenosylmethionine--8-amino-7-oxononanoate transaminase, translating into MGLNNQWMQRDLAVLWHPCTQMKDHQQLPLIPIKRGEGVWLEDFEGKRYLDAVSSWWVNVFGHANPRINQRIKDQVDQLEHVILAGFSHQPVIELSERLVKMTPEGLTRCFYADNGSSCIEVALKMSFHYWLNRGLPDKKRFVTLTNSYHGETIAAMSVGDVPLFTETYKALLLDTIKVPSPDCYLRPEGMSWEEHSRTMFLAMEQTLAEHHDSVAAVIVEPLIQGAGGMRMYHPVYLKLLREACDRYGVHLIHDEIAVGFGRTGTLFACEQAGIRPDFLCLSKALTGGYLPLAAVVTTDDVYDAFYDDYPTLRAFLHSHSYTGNPLACAAALATLDIFEEDNVIENNKALARRMATATAHLVDHPHVSEVRQTGMVLAIEMVQDKATKTAYPWQERRGLKVFEHALERGALLRPLGSVVYFLPPYVITPEQIDFLAEVASEGIDIATNSKVSVAVPKDFHPGFRDPG; encoded by the coding sequence ATGGGCTTGAACAACCAGTGGATGCAACGCGACCTCGCGGTGCTGTGGCATCCCTGCACCCAGATGAAAGACCACCAGCAACTGCCGCTGATCCCGATCAAACGCGGTGAAGGCGTCTGGCTGGAAGACTTCGAAGGCAAGCGCTACCTCGACGCCGTCAGCTCCTGGTGGGTCAACGTGTTCGGCCACGCCAACCCGCGCATCAACCAGCGCATCAAGGACCAGGTCGACCAGTTGGAACACGTGATCCTCGCCGGTTTCAGCCACCAGCCGGTGATCGAGCTGTCCGAGCGCCTGGTCAAGATGACCCCCGAGGGCCTGACCCGCTGCTTCTATGCCGATAACGGTTCGTCGTGCATCGAAGTCGCGCTGAAGATGAGCTTCCACTATTGGCTCAACCGTGGCCTGCCGGACAAAAAACGCTTCGTCACCCTCACCAACAGCTACCACGGCGAAACCATCGCCGCGATGTCGGTGGGCGACGTGCCGCTGTTTACCGAGACCTACAAGGCGCTGCTGCTGGACACTATCAAGGTGCCGAGCCCGGATTGTTACCTGCGCCCCGAGGGCATGAGCTGGGAAGAACACTCGCGCACGATGTTCCTGGCCATGGAACAGACCCTGGCCGAGCACCACGACAGCGTCGCCGCCGTGATCGTCGAACCGCTGATCCAGGGCGCCGGCGGCATGCGCATGTACCACCCGGTGTACCTCAAGCTGCTGCGCGAGGCCTGCGACCGCTATGGCGTGCACCTGATCCACGATGAAATCGCCGTGGGCTTCGGCCGCACCGGGACCCTGTTCGCCTGTGAACAGGCCGGCATCCGCCCGGACTTCCTGTGCTTGTCCAAGGCCCTGACCGGCGGCTACCTGCCGTTGGCCGCCGTGGTCACCACCGATGACGTCTATGACGCGTTCTACGACGACTACCCGACCCTGCGCGCCTTCCTGCACTCCCACAGCTACACCGGCAACCCACTGGCGTGCGCAGCGGCCCTGGCAACCCTGGATATTTTCGAAGAAGACAACGTCATCGAAAACAACAAGGCCCTGGCGCGGCGCATGGCCACGGCAACGGCGCACCTGGTCGACCATCCGCATGTCTCGGAAGTACGCCAGACCGGCATGGTGCTGGCCATCGAGATGGTCCAGGACAAGGCCACCAAGACCGCTTACCCGTGGCAGGAGCGCCGTGGTCTCAAGGTGTTCGAACACGCCCTGGAACGCGGCGCGTTGTTGCGGCCGTTGGGCAGCGTGGTGTATTTCCTGCCGCCCTATGTGATTACACCGGAGCAGATCGACTTCCTCGCCGAAGTCGCCAGCGAAGGCATCGACATCGCCACCAACAGCAAAGTCAGCGTGGCGGTGCCGAAGGATTTCCACCCTGGTTTCCGCGATCCGGGTTGA